The following nucleotide sequence is from Lysobacter panacisoli.
TACACCGACAGGCCATCGCGCACGGCCTTGTCGGCCGCGGTCTGCAGCACCGGATCGATGGTGGTGGTGACGTGGTAACCCTTGGTCAGCGCTTCGGCGCCGAACTTGGCGACCATCTCCTGGCGCACCATCTCGGCCACGTACGGCGCGTACACCTCGACCGGACGCTCGTGCGGCGTCGCGTGCATCGGCACGGCCTTGGCCTGCGCGGCCTCGGCGGCGCTGATGAATCGCTGCTCCACCATGCGATCGAGGATGTAATCGCGACGCACCTTCGCGCGCTCGGGATTGCTCAGCGGATTGCCGCTGGACGGGAACTTCGGAATGCCGGCGAGCGAAGCCATCTCGTCGAGCGAAAGCTCGTTGAGCTTCTTGCCGTAGTAGAACTCCGCGGCCGCGCCCACGCCGTAGGCGCGATTGCCGAAGAAGCTCTTGTTGAGGTACAGCTCGAAGATCTCGTCCTTGCTGAGTTCGCGCTCCATGCGCATCGCCAGCAGCATTTCGGCGAGCTTGCGCGTGTAGCTGTATTCGTTGCTCAGGAAGAACTGGCGCGCGACCTGCTGCGTGATCGTCGAACCGCCCGGCACGCGCTTGTCGTCGGTGGTGGCCAGCAGCCACACCGCACGTGCGACGCCCTTGAAGTCGACGCCGTGGTGCTTGTAGAAGCGCGAGTCCTCGATGGCCAGGAACGCCTGCTTCTGGCGCTCGGGTACGTCCTGGATCGAGATCGGATAGCGGCGCGTCTCGCCGAACAGCGCCATCAGGCGCCCGTCGCGCGCGTACACGTACATCGGCTCCTGCATCTCGACGGTGCGCAGGGTCTCCACGTCGGGGAGCTTGGGGGCGACCAGGTAGTACAGGGTGCCCAGCGCGACGGCGCCGAGCAGGGCCAGGCCGGCGAACGCGAACAGCGCCCAGCGCAGCAGGCGGCGGAGACGGGGCATCAGGATCAGATTCCGATTGCGGGTGTAGTGGGCGTGGAGTATAGAGGAGGCGGGGAGTGGGACTTTGAGGTGTAGTCGCGGTCTTGGCCCGGGGCGGGTCAGGCCGGTTCAGGGGCGCCGTTGCGGGGTGGAAAGTGACGCAGTAAGGCAATTCCGCACGAAACGGTTGCCAGCCTGTGCAAACTTGGTTATTTAAAGCGGGGTCACACGAAGCGCACGTAAGCGCCTGTGACAAGGGGAGAATACCGTGGGGATCGTCACAAAAAGCCAGCCGGCACTCGTCGGCGTGGATATCAGTTCGACTGCCGTAAAGCTGTTGCAGCTCTCCCGGGCCGGCAACCGCTACCGGGTCGAGCATTACGCGGTCGAACCGCTGCCGCCGAACGCCGTCGTCGAGAAGAACATCGTCGAGGTCGAGGCCGTGGGCGAGGCGATCCGTCGCGCCGTGCAGCGGTCTGGCACGCGCGCCAAGCACGCGGCCGCGGCCGTCGCCGGTTCCTCCGTGATCACCAAGGTCATCCCGATGCCGGGCGACCTGGACGATGACGGCCTGGAATCGCAGGTCGAACTGGAAGCCGTCAATTACGTTCCGTACCCCATCGAAGAAGTCAGCCATGACTTCGAGGTGCTGGGTCCGGTGCCGGGCAGTCCGGACATGCTGCAGGTCCTGCTGGCCGCCTCGCGTTCGGAGAACGTCGAAGTGCGCGCCTCCGCGCTGGAGATCGGTGGCCTCACCCCGAAGGTGATGGACGTCGAGGCCTTCGCGCTCGAGAACGCCTTCGCCCTGGTGGCCGACCAGCTCGGCGGCCCGCGCGACGGCCTGATCGCGCTGGTCGACTCCGGCGCCACCATGACCACGCTCAACGTCCTGCGCCAGGGCCGCAGCCTGTACGCACGCGAGCAGGTGTTCGGCGGCAAGCAGCTCACCGACGAGGTGATGCGCCGCTACGGCCTGAGCTACGAGGAAGCCGGCCTGGCCAAGCGCCAGGGCGGACTGCCGGAAAGCTACGAGGCCGAGGTGCTGGAGCCCTTCAAGGAGGCGATGGTCCAGCAGATCAGCCGCCTGCTGCAGTTCTTCTACGCCGGCAGTGAGTTCAACCGCGTCGACCAGATCGTCCTGGCCGGCGGTTGCGCGTCCATCGCCGGCATCGCCGAAATGGTCGAGGAACAGCTGGGCGTGCCGACCACCATCGCCAACCCGCTCGCACACATGACCCTCGGACCGCGCGTGCAGGCGCATGCATTGGCCCAGGACGCACCGGCGCTGATGATCGCCTGCGGCCTCGCCCTGAGGAGCTTCGACTGATGGCACGCATCAACCTCCTCCCGTGGCGCGAAGAGCGCCGCAAGCAGCGGCAGAAGGAATTCGCCGTGATGTTCGCCATCTCGGCGTTCGGCGCGGTGCTGCTGTCGTTCATCATCCTGAGCTACTACAACGGCCAGATCGACGGGCAGAACGAACGCAACGCGTACGTCCAGCAGCAGATCGACGAGGTCAAGAAGCGGAACGAAGAGATCGACCAGCTCGAGGCGAAGAAGTCCAAGCTGCTGGCGCGCAAGGAAGTCATCGAGGAACTCCAGGCCAACCGCTCGCAGATGGTGCACCTGTTCGACTCGCTGGTGCGCACCATCCCCGACGGTGCGGTGCTGACCTCGATCAAGCAGGACAACGAGACCCTGACGCTGGAAGGCCGGGCGCAGTCGAACGCGCGCGTGAGTACCTACATGCGCAACCTCGAGGGTTCGGGCTGGATGACCAATCCTGACCTGTCGATCATCGAGGCGAAGGGTGTCGACAAGGGCCTGCCGTACCAGTTCAAGCTGCAGGTGAAGCTGGCCAACCCGAACGCGCCGAAGGACGAGGACAAGGACGGCGTGCCGGATGCGCCGGCCGCGCAGATCGCGCAGTCCGGTGATGCCGCCGCCACCGCGGGCGCCGCCGATGCCGCTGCCGCGCCTGCCCAGGGCACGGCTCCGGCCGGTGCTGCCACGCAGCCCGCCGCGGCTCCCGCCGCACCGGGCGCCACGCCTGCCAATGCGCCCTCGGCGCCGACCGCCACGCCGGCCAAGGGAGCGGCGTCATGAGCAAGAAGAAATCGTTCAAGCTCAACGAGCTCGACTTCAACAACATCGGTTCCTGGCCGCAGCAGGCCAAGATCGGCTTCTGCGCCATCATCGCGGTGGTGATCGTCGGCCTGGCCTGGTACCTCCTGGTCAGCGACAAGCGCGAAGAGCTTCAGCGCCTGGAACGCCAGGAAGCCGAGCTGCGCGGCGACTTCGAGAAGGAACAGGGCAAGGCCGCCAACCTCGAACCGCTGAAGCAGCAGCTCGCGCAGATGGAGCAGCAGTTGCAGCAGATGCTGCGCCAGCTGCCCAGCAAGACCGAAATGCCTGACCTGATCGTCGACATCTCGCAGACCGCGCTGGCCACGGGCATCACCAACGAGCTGTTCCAGCCCGGTGGCGAGCAGCCCAAGGAGTTCTACGCCGAGAAGCCGATCGCGCTGCGCATGGTCGGCAGCTACCACCAGTTCGGTGGCTTCGTCAGCGGCGTCGCCTCGCTGCCGCGCGTGGTCATCATGACCATGCACGACATCTCGCTGAAGCCGCGCGGCAAGGGCCCCGAAGGCGTGATCACGCCCAACAGCCCGCTGGAACTGGCCGGTACGGTCAAGACCTACCGCTACCTCGACGAAGAGGAAGTGGCCAAGCAGGAAGAGGCTGCAGCCAAGGCCGAAGCCGGCAAGGGCAAGAAGGGCGGCAAGAAGAAGGCATCCGAGAAGAGCGACAGCAAGAAGGGGGATGCCTGAGATGCGCGCAATCCTGATTCGTGACGGCGCCCCGTTCCGTGCCCTGGCATTCGCCGCGCTCGCACTCGCCCTGGCGGGTTGCTCGCGCAGCGTCACCAGCACGCCGGGCGAAGCGCCGAACCTGGAGAAGTGGGTCGCTGAAGTGAAGGCGCGTCCTGCGCCGCCGCTGGACCCGCTGCCGGTGATGCAGCAGTTCGAGACGTTCGAGTACAACGCCTACGCGATGCGCGATCCGTTCAGTACGGCCTTCACCGATGAAGGCGGCGGCAACGGTCCGCGTCCGGATGCGGCACGCCGCAAGCAGACGCTGGAGCAGTTCCCGCTCGACAGCCTCGACATGGTCGGTACGCTCGGCCGCGGCGACAACGTCGTTGCACTGGTGATGGCACCTGACAAGGTGACCTACCGCGTGCAGCCGGGGAATTACATGGGGCAGAGCGATGGCCGCGTCACCTCGGTTTCCGAGGATCGCATCGAGCTGGTGGAACTGGTGCCGGATGGCGCGGGTGGATGGCTGGAACGTCCGGCCACGGTCGCGTTGGAAGATCAATAGGATTCTGGGGGATAGCACGATGACCGTTTTTAATCCGGGACGCCTCAAGCCGGCATGTCCGAACGCCACTAGCGCGCGGCCGAACCGCCCCCTGCTGCTGCGCAGCGGGTCCGTCGGGTTGATGGTCGGCGCGCTCGCCGCCATCAGCGCCGTCCACGCGGCAGCACCCGCTCCGGCGACCGCGCCGGTCGCGGTCGCACCGACGCCCAACGCGGATCCGGCCAAGCAGCTGCCGGGCGCCGTCGAGGTGTCCAACATCGACTTCAAGCGCGGCGCCGACGGCTCCGGTCGCCTGGTCGTGAAGTTCAGCGGCGACGGCGCCTCGCCGGACCTGCGCAACAACGGTTCCAGCGTGGTGGTCAACGTCGGCAATGCCACGCTGCCCGCCAGCCTGCGCAAGCCGCTGAACGTCGTCGACTTCGCGACTCCGGTCCAGCGCATCGACGCGCGCACCAGCGGCAGCGGCACGCAGTTGGTGCTCGACACCAGCGGCAACTTCGAGTCGCTCGCTTACCAGACCGGTCGCGAGTACATCGTCGAGATCGTGCCGCGCACCGGCGCTGCCCCGACGAGCCGCGCGGTCGGCCAGTCCACCACCGGCAAGCCGTCGGCGGCCGGTACCCGCGGTTACAGCGGCCGTCCGGTGACGTTCAACTTCCAGGACGTCCCGGTGCGCACGGTGCTGCAGCTGATCGCTGAGGAGTCGAGCCTGAACGTCGTCGCCGCCGATACGGTGTCCGGCAACGTCACCCTGCGCCTGATGAACGTGCCGTGGGACCAGGCGCTGGACATCGTCCTGCAGGCCAAGGGCCTGGACAAGCGCCGCAGCGGCAACGTCGTGTGGGTCGCCCCGCAGGCCGAGATCGCCAAGTACGAGCAGGACAAGGAAGACGCGCGCATCGCGCTCGACAACCGCACCGACCTGCAGACCGAGTACGTGCAGATCAACTACCACAACGCCGCGCAGATCTTCAAAGCGCTGACCGAGGCCAAGGGCATTGGCGGCGGTGGTGGTGGCGGCAACCAGAACCTCGACGGTGGCTTCCTGTCGCCGCGCGGTCGCCTGGTGGCCGATGAGCGCACCAACACCCTGATGATCAGCGACATCCCGAAGAAGGTGTCGCAGATGAAGGAACTAATCCACGTGATCGACCGTCCGGTCGACCAGGTGCTGATCGAGGGCCGCGTCGTGATCGCGCAGGACACGTTCGCCCGCGAGCTGGGCGCGCGCTTCGGCATCGCCGGCACGAAGGACGGCAAGTACTTCTTCAACAACACCATCGAGAACAACGATCTCACGCGCGATTCGTACGTCGAGAACGCGATCTCCGGCACCCCTGGCTTCGAACTGGCCAAGGGCGCGATGAGCAACCTCGGCGTGGTCAACCCGGCCGGCTCGATGGCGCTGCAGATCCTCAACGCCGGCTACGCGCTCGACATCGAACTGTCGGCGATGCAGGAAGAGGGTCGCGGCGAAGTGATCTCGAACCCGCGCATCGTCACCAGCAACCAGCGCGAAGCGGTCATCCGCCAGGGCCAGGAAGTCGGCTACGTGACGATCTCGCCGTCGCAGGGCAGCACCACGATCCCGATCCCGAACGTGCAGTTCAAGGACGTGCTGCTGGAGCTGAAGGTCACCCCGACCATCACCCACGACGGCCGCGTGTTCCTGAACATGAACGTGAAGAAGGACGAGGTCGAAGGCTTCGTCGACACCTCGATCGGCCAGGTGCCGACCATCGCCAAGCGCGAGGTCAACACCGCGGTGCTGGTGGAAGACGGCCAGACCGTCGTGGTCGGCGGCGTGTACGAGTTCCGCGACCGCAGCGACATCTCCAAGGTCCCGTTCCTGGGCGACATCCCCTTCCTGGGCAACCTGTTCAAGAAGAAGGGTCGCAGCAAGGACAAGGCCGAGCTGCTGATCATGGTCACCCCGAAGGTGATGAAGGTCGAGCAGAGGGGGTGAGGCAGGCCGCTACGCGGCACTGCCGCGTGGCCTGCCGAACGACCGGCCAGGATGGCCGGGCAGGGCGATCCGAGCCCGCAGCGCAACGCCACGGATGGCCGCGAAAGATACGCAGGATCCGGTGCCCGCACGGCACCGCAAAGAAAGGGCCCCCACCGGGGCCCTTTTTCATTCAACCCTGAATGGTCGGCTCCGGTGGTGAACCGGAGCGTCTGTCTTCGGTCAAACTGGCTCCGAGCCCCCGCCGAGAACGTCATGGACCGCCGCAGCGACGATGCGCCCCGCCTGCACGATGCCTTCCGCGCGCTGCGCGAGGCGCTGTCGGCCGAGATCGTCGGCCAGGCCGCGCTGATCGATCGCTTGCTGATCGCGCTGTTGGCCGACGGCCACCTGCTCGTGGAGGGCGCGCCGGGTCTGGCCAAGACCAGCGCCATCCGCGCGCTGGCCGCACGCCTGGAAGCGGATTTCGCCCGCGTCCAGTTCACGCCCGACCTGCTCCCCGCGGACCTCACCGGCACCGAAGTCTGGCGTCCGCAGGAAGGCCGCTTCGAATTCCAGGCCGGCCCGATCTTCCATCCGATCCTGCTCGCCGACGAGATCAACCGCGCGCCGGCGAAGGTGCAGTCGGCGCTGCTCGAAGCGATGGGCGAACGGCAGGTCACCGTCGGCCGCG
It contains:
- a CDS encoding pilus assembly protein PilM, translating into MGIVTKSQPALVGVDISSTAVKLLQLSRAGNRYRVEHYAVEPLPPNAVVEKNIVEVEAVGEAIRRAVQRSGTRAKHAAAAVAGSSVITKVIPMPGDLDDDGLESQVELEAVNYVPYPIEEVSHDFEVLGPVPGSPDMLQVLLAASRSENVEVRASALEIGGLTPKVMDVEAFALENAFALVADQLGGPRDGLIALVDSGATMTTLNVLRQGRSLYAREQVFGGKQLTDEVMRRYGLSYEEAGLAKRQGGLPESYEAEVLEPFKEAMVQQISRLLQFFYAGSEFNRVDQIVLAGGCASIAGIAEMVEEQLGVPTTIANPLAHMTLGPRVQAHALAQDAPALMIACGLALRSFD
- a CDS encoding PilN domain-containing protein gives rise to the protein MARINLLPWREERRKQRQKEFAVMFAISAFGAVLLSFIILSYYNGQIDGQNERNAYVQQQIDEVKKRNEEIDQLEAKKSKLLARKEVIEELQANRSQMVHLFDSLVRTIPDGAVLTSIKQDNETLTLEGRAQSNARVSTYMRNLEGSGWMTNPDLSIIEAKGVDKGLPYQFKLQVKLANPNAPKDEDKDGVPDAPAAQIAQSGDAAATAGAADAAAAPAQGTAPAGAATQPAAAPAAPGATPANAPSAPTATPAKGAAS
- a CDS encoding pilus assembly protein PilP translates to MRAILIRDGAPFRALAFAALALALAGCSRSVTSTPGEAPNLEKWVAEVKARPAPPLDPLPVMQQFETFEYNAYAMRDPFSTAFTDEGGGNGPRPDAARRKQTLEQFPLDSLDMVGTLGRGDNVVALVMAPDKVTYRVQPGNYMGQSDGRVTSVSEDRIELVELVPDGAGGWLERPATVALEDQ
- a CDS encoding type 4a pilus biogenesis protein PilO, giving the protein MSKKKSFKLNELDFNNIGSWPQQAKIGFCAIIAVVIVGLAWYLLVSDKREELQRLERQEAELRGDFEKEQGKAANLEPLKQQLAQMEQQLQQMLRQLPSKTEMPDLIVDISQTALATGITNELFQPGGEQPKEFYAEKPIALRMVGSYHQFGGFVSGVASLPRVVIMTMHDISLKPRGKGPEGVITPNSPLELAGTVKTYRYLDEEEVAKQEEAAAKAEAGKGKKGGKKKASEKSDSKKGDA
- a CDS encoding type IV pilus secretin PilQ, which gives rise to MVGALAAISAVHAAAPAPATAPVAVAPTPNADPAKQLPGAVEVSNIDFKRGADGSGRLVVKFSGDGASPDLRNNGSSVVVNVGNATLPASLRKPLNVVDFATPVQRIDARTSGSGTQLVLDTSGNFESLAYQTGREYIVEIVPRTGAAPTSRAVGQSTTGKPSAAGTRGYSGRPVTFNFQDVPVRTVLQLIAEESSLNVVAADTVSGNVTLRLMNVPWDQALDIVLQAKGLDKRRSGNVVWVAPQAEIAKYEQDKEDARIALDNRTDLQTEYVQINYHNAAQIFKALTEAKGIGGGGGGGNQNLDGGFLSPRGRLVADERTNTLMISDIPKKVSQMKELIHVIDRPVDQVLIEGRVVIAQDTFARELGARFGIAGTKDGKYFFNNTIENNDLTRDSYVENAISGTPGFELAKGAMSNLGVVNPAGSMALQILNAGYALDIELSAMQEEGRGEVISNPRIVTSNQREAVIRQGQEVGYVTISPSQGSTTIPIPNVQFKDVLLELKVTPTITHDGRVFLNMNVKKDEVEGFVDTSIGQVPTIAKREVNTAVLVEDGQTVVVGGVYEFRDRSDISKVPFLGDIPFLGNLFKKKGRSKDKAELLIMVTPKVMKVEQRG